A stretch of Phoenix dactylifera cultivar Barhee BC4 chromosome 16, palm_55x_up_171113_PBpolish2nd_filt_p, whole genome shotgun sequence DNA encodes these proteins:
- the LOC120104054 gene encoding methyltransferase-like protein 25 isoform X6: MAAPRRSFSCESATQTLEWMNAIAVFLRPFKPLLDAHVVNFFKDRLWEMVDEQWMECLRKESVENLLKLPSGFVQDYWPHSLQEFICTLRSLVFAREPKLSHPFLCNLHVASLGSVLTQGMSLKKKHEVEILAAVISKVASGSGAQTIIDVGSGQGYLAQALSFEYQLSVTAIDASLHHATVTNARAERIKKHYAAKIAGSQHLKVPRTVTCHVLSSDILTALSTVSLHEENVEQSTDTNNSLENDVLENLKSHIGKASYLYNNRKIGPPLVLAGLHACGDLSVNMLRTFVDCEQVKAVVGVGCCYNLLSEDHAEKTNTPCGFPMSRAAKLSGLTLGKNAHDLACQSAERWRSLTKDDALQNFDVHTFRAAFQMMS, encoded by the exons ATGGCCGCTCCCCGTCGCAGCTTCTCCTGCGAATCCGCCACCCAAACCCTAGAGTGGATGAACGCCATTGCCGTTTTCCTCCGGCCCTTCAAGCCGCTCCTCGACGCCCACGTTGTCAATTTCTTCAAG GATAGGTTGTGGGAGATGGTTGATGAGCAGTGGATGGAATGCCTTCGGAAAGAATCGGTAGAAAATCTCTTGAAATTACCCTCTGGATTCGTCCAG GACTATTGGCCCCATTCCCTTCAAGAATTTATATGCACTTTGAGGTCTCTTGTCTTTGCTCGAGAACCAAAATTGTCACATCCG TTCTTGTGTAATTTGCATGTGGCGTCACTTGGTAGTGTTCTTACTCAAGGCATGAGTTTGAAGAAAAAGCATGAA GTGGAGATTTTAGCTGCAGTCATCAGCAAAGTAGCCAGTGGTTCTGGAGCTCAGACAATTATTGATGTTGGTTCTGGTCAG GGATATCTTGCACAGGCATTATCATTTGAATATCAGCTTTCTGTTACAGCAATAGATGCTTCTTTGCACCATGCAACTGTTACCAATGCTCGTGCTGAGAGAATCAAAAAGCATTATGCAGCTAAAAT TGCAGGAAGCCAACATCTCAAGGTTCCTCGAACTGTCACTTGCCATGTTCTTTCAAGTGACATATTGACAGCTTTAAGCACTGTCTCattacatgaagaaaatgttgAGCAGTCAACAGACACTAATAATAGTCTAGAAAATGATGTTctggagaatttgaaatcacATATAGGAAAAGCaagttatttatataataacagAAAAATTGGACCTCCATTGGTTCTTGCTGGACTTCATGCTTGTGGAGATCTTTCCGTGAACATGCTTAG GACCTTTGTGGACTGCGAACAAGTGAAAGCAGTTGTTGGTGTTGGTTGTTGTTACAACTTACTATCTGAAGACCATGCTGAGAAGACCAACACCCCATGTGGTTTTCCAATGAGCAGGGCTGCTAAATTATCTGGGTTAACCCTTGGAAAAAATGCACACGATCTTGCTTGTCAG AGTGCAGAGCGATGGAGAAGTCTTACTAAAGATGATGCACTTCAAAATTTTGATGTACATACCTTTCGTGCTGCCTTCCAAATG ATGTCTTAA
- the LOC120104054 gene encoding methyltransferase-like protein 25 isoform X3 has translation MAAPRRSFSCESATQTLEWMNAIAVFLRPFKPLLDAHVVNFFKDRLWEMVDEQWMECLRKESVENLLKLPSGFVQDYWPHSLQEFICTLRSLVFAREPKLSHPFLCNLHVASLGSVLTQGMSLKKKHEVEILAAVISKVASGSGAQTIIDVGSGQGYLAQALSFEYQLSVTAIDASLHHATVTNARAERIKKHYAAKIAGSQHLKVPRTVTCHVLSSDILTALSTVSLHEENVEQSTDTNNSLENDVLENLKSHIGKASYLYNNRKIGPPLVLAGLHACGDLSVNMLRTFVDCEQVKAVVGVGCCYNLLSEDHAEKTNTPCGFPMSRAAKLSGLTLGKNAHDLACQSAERWRSLTKDDALQNFDVHTFRAAFQMVLDKYFPDVLTSSPSIGRKGKALRRQRMRQVIESKLGTKGCNTVPFFTFKQQCKSAAGSLTMKTDELEVVDGCYSNMALRAFLIYAAVDACTTLEELPQSSSSSDVRCLETTVEKTDNYLLFKEFSMSGLSRLGCGPSEDINLLEIWKEAQPFAI, from the exons ATGGCCGCTCCCCGTCGCAGCTTCTCCTGCGAATCCGCCACCCAAACCCTAGAGTGGATGAACGCCATTGCCGTTTTCCTCCGGCCCTTCAAGCCGCTCCTCGACGCCCACGTTGTCAATTTCTTCAAG GATAGGTTGTGGGAGATGGTTGATGAGCAGTGGATGGAATGCCTTCGGAAAGAATCGGTAGAAAATCTCTTGAAATTACCCTCTGGATTCGTCCAG GACTATTGGCCCCATTCCCTTCAAGAATTTATATGCACTTTGAGGTCTCTTGTCTTTGCTCGAGAACCAAAATTGTCACATCCG TTCTTGTGTAATTTGCATGTGGCGTCACTTGGTAGTGTTCTTACTCAAGGCATGAGTTTGAAGAAAAAGCATGAA GTGGAGATTTTAGCTGCAGTCATCAGCAAAGTAGCCAGTGGTTCTGGAGCTCAGACAATTATTGATGTTGGTTCTGGTCAG GGATATCTTGCACAGGCATTATCATTTGAATATCAGCTTTCTGTTACAGCAATAGATGCTTCTTTGCACCATGCAACTGTTACCAATGCTCGTGCTGAGAGAATCAAAAAGCATTATGCAGCTAAAAT TGCAGGAAGCCAACATCTCAAGGTTCCTCGAACTGTCACTTGCCATGTTCTTTCAAGTGACATATTGACAGCTTTAAGCACTGTCTCattacatgaagaaaatgttgAGCAGTCAACAGACACTAATAATAGTCTAGAAAATGATGTTctggagaatttgaaatcacATATAGGAAAAGCaagttatttatataataacagAAAAATTGGACCTCCATTGGTTCTTGCTGGACTTCATGCTTGTGGAGATCTTTCCGTGAACATGCTTAG GACCTTTGTGGACTGCGAACAAGTGAAAGCAGTTGTTGGTGTTGGTTGTTGTTACAACTTACTATCTGAAGACCATGCTGAGAAGACCAACACCCCATGTGGTTTTCCAATGAGCAGGGCTGCTAAATTATCTGGGTTAACCCTTGGAAAAAATGCACACGATCTTGCTTGTCAG AGTGCAGAGCGATGGAGAAGTCTTACTAAAGATGATGCACTTCAAAATTTTGATGTACATACCTTTCGTGCTGCCTTCCAAATG GTTCTTGATAAATACTTTCCAGATGTCTTAACATCAAGCCCATCAATTGGTCGAAAAGGGAAAGCTCTACGTCGCCAACGAATGAGACAAGTTATTGAATCTAAGTTGGGTACAAAAGGATGCAATACCGTTCCTTTCTTTACGTTCAAACAACAATGCAAGTCTGCAGCTGGTTCATTGACCATGAAGACTGATGAACTTGAAGTGGTTGATGGATGTTACAGCAATATGGCACTAAGAG CATTTTTGATATATGCTGCAGTTGATGCATGTACCACCTTAGAAGAACTTCCACAGTCCAGCTCTAGCTCTGATGTCAGATGCCTAGAAACTACTGTTGAGAAAACTGATAACTATTTGCTTTTTAAAGAATTCAGCATGTCTGGACTAAGTCGCCTTGGCTGTGGCCCTTCAGAAGACATCAATCTCCTTGAAATATGGAAAGAGGCTCAACCTTTCGCT ATTTGA
- the LOC120104054 gene encoding methyltransferase-like protein 25 isoform X5 has product MAAPRRSFSCESATQTLEWMNAIAVFLRPFKPLLDAHVVNFFKDRLWEMVDEQWMECLRKESVENLLKLPSGFVQDYWPHSLQEFICTLRSLVFAREPKLSHPFLCNLHVASLGSVLTQGMSLKKKHEVEILAAVISKVASGSGAQTIIDVGSGQGYLAQALSFEYQLSVTAIDASLHHATVTNARAERIKKHYAAKIAGSQHLKVPRTVTCHVLSSDILTALSTVSLHEENVEQSTDTNNSLENDVLENLKSHIGKASYLYNNRKIGPPLVLAGLHACGDLSVNMLRTFVDCEQVKAVVGVGCCYNLLSEDHAEKTNTPCGFPMSRAAKLSGLTLGKNAHDLACQSAERWRSLTKDDALQNFDVHTFRAAFQMVLDKYFPDVLTSSPSIGRKGKALRRQRMRQVIESKLGTKGCNTVPFFTFKQQCKSAAGSLTMKTDELEVVDGCYSNMALRVDACTTLEELPQSSSSSDVRCLETTVEKTDNYLLFKEFSMSGLSRLGCGPSEDINLLEIWKEAQPFAI; this is encoded by the exons ATGGCCGCTCCCCGTCGCAGCTTCTCCTGCGAATCCGCCACCCAAACCCTAGAGTGGATGAACGCCATTGCCGTTTTCCTCCGGCCCTTCAAGCCGCTCCTCGACGCCCACGTTGTCAATTTCTTCAAG GATAGGTTGTGGGAGATGGTTGATGAGCAGTGGATGGAATGCCTTCGGAAAGAATCGGTAGAAAATCTCTTGAAATTACCCTCTGGATTCGTCCAG GACTATTGGCCCCATTCCCTTCAAGAATTTATATGCACTTTGAGGTCTCTTGTCTTTGCTCGAGAACCAAAATTGTCACATCCG TTCTTGTGTAATTTGCATGTGGCGTCACTTGGTAGTGTTCTTACTCAAGGCATGAGTTTGAAGAAAAAGCATGAA GTGGAGATTTTAGCTGCAGTCATCAGCAAAGTAGCCAGTGGTTCTGGAGCTCAGACAATTATTGATGTTGGTTCTGGTCAG GGATATCTTGCACAGGCATTATCATTTGAATATCAGCTTTCTGTTACAGCAATAGATGCTTCTTTGCACCATGCAACTGTTACCAATGCTCGTGCTGAGAGAATCAAAAAGCATTATGCAGCTAAAAT TGCAGGAAGCCAACATCTCAAGGTTCCTCGAACTGTCACTTGCCATGTTCTTTCAAGTGACATATTGACAGCTTTAAGCACTGTCTCattacatgaagaaaatgttgAGCAGTCAACAGACACTAATAATAGTCTAGAAAATGATGTTctggagaatttgaaatcacATATAGGAAAAGCaagttatttatataataacagAAAAATTGGACCTCCATTGGTTCTTGCTGGACTTCATGCTTGTGGAGATCTTTCCGTGAACATGCTTAG GACCTTTGTGGACTGCGAACAAGTGAAAGCAGTTGTTGGTGTTGGTTGTTGTTACAACTTACTATCTGAAGACCATGCTGAGAAGACCAACACCCCATGTGGTTTTCCAATGAGCAGGGCTGCTAAATTATCTGGGTTAACCCTTGGAAAAAATGCACACGATCTTGCTTGTCAG AGTGCAGAGCGATGGAGAAGTCTTACTAAAGATGATGCACTTCAAAATTTTGATGTACATACCTTTCGTGCTGCCTTCCAAATG GTTCTTGATAAATACTTTCCAGATGTCTTAACATCAAGCCCATCAATTGGTCGAAAAGGGAAAGCTCTACGTCGCCAACGAATGAGACAAGTTATTGAATCTAAGTTGGGTACAAAAGGATGCAATACCGTTCCTTTCTTTACGTTCAAACAACAATGCAAGTCTGCAGCTGGTTCATTGACCATGAAGACTGATGAACTTGAAGTGGTTGATGGATGTTACAGCAATATGGCACTAAGAG TTGATGCATGTACCACCTTAGAAGAACTTCCACAGTCCAGCTCTAGCTCTGATGTCAGATGCCTAGAAACTACTGTTGAGAAAACTGATAACTATTTGCTTTTTAAAGAATTCAGCATGTCTGGACTAAGTCGCCTTGGCTGTGGCCCTTCAGAAGACATCAATCTCCTTGAAATATGGAAAGAGGCTCAACCTTTCGCT ATTTGA
- the LOC120104054 gene encoding methyltransferase-like protein 25 isoform X4, with translation MAAPRRSFSCESATQTLEWMNAIAVFLRPFKPLLDAHVVNFFKDRLWEMVDEQWMECLRKESVENLLKLPSGFVQDYWPHSLQEFICTLRSLVFAREPKLSHPFLCNLHVASLGSVLTQGMSLKKKHEVEILAAVISKVASGSGAQTIIDVGSGQGYLAQALSFEYQLSVTAIDASLHHATVTNARAERIKKHYAAKIAGSQHLKVPRTVTCHVLSSDILTALSTVSLHEENVEQSTDTNNSLENDVLENLKSHIGKASYLYNNRKIGPPLVLAGLHACGDLSVNMLRTFVDCEQVKAVVGVGCCYNLLSEDHAEKTNTPCGFPMSRAAKLSGLTLGKNAHDLACQSAERWRSLTKDDALQNFDVHTFRAAFQMVLDKYFPDVLTSSPSIGRKGKALRRQRMRQVIESKLGTKGCNTVPFFTFKQQCKSAAGSLTMKTDELEVVDGCYSNMALRAFLIYAAVDACTTLEELPQSSSSSDVRCLETTVEKTDNYLLFKEFSMSGLSRLGCGPSEDINLLEIWKEAQPFA, from the exons ATGGCCGCTCCCCGTCGCAGCTTCTCCTGCGAATCCGCCACCCAAACCCTAGAGTGGATGAACGCCATTGCCGTTTTCCTCCGGCCCTTCAAGCCGCTCCTCGACGCCCACGTTGTCAATTTCTTCAAG GATAGGTTGTGGGAGATGGTTGATGAGCAGTGGATGGAATGCCTTCGGAAAGAATCGGTAGAAAATCTCTTGAAATTACCCTCTGGATTCGTCCAG GACTATTGGCCCCATTCCCTTCAAGAATTTATATGCACTTTGAGGTCTCTTGTCTTTGCTCGAGAACCAAAATTGTCACATCCG TTCTTGTGTAATTTGCATGTGGCGTCACTTGGTAGTGTTCTTACTCAAGGCATGAGTTTGAAGAAAAAGCATGAA GTGGAGATTTTAGCTGCAGTCATCAGCAAAGTAGCCAGTGGTTCTGGAGCTCAGACAATTATTGATGTTGGTTCTGGTCAG GGATATCTTGCACAGGCATTATCATTTGAATATCAGCTTTCTGTTACAGCAATAGATGCTTCTTTGCACCATGCAACTGTTACCAATGCTCGTGCTGAGAGAATCAAAAAGCATTATGCAGCTAAAAT TGCAGGAAGCCAACATCTCAAGGTTCCTCGAACTGTCACTTGCCATGTTCTTTCAAGTGACATATTGACAGCTTTAAGCACTGTCTCattacatgaagaaaatgttgAGCAGTCAACAGACACTAATAATAGTCTAGAAAATGATGTTctggagaatttgaaatcacATATAGGAAAAGCaagttatttatataataacagAAAAATTGGACCTCCATTGGTTCTTGCTGGACTTCATGCTTGTGGAGATCTTTCCGTGAACATGCTTAG GACCTTTGTGGACTGCGAACAAGTGAAAGCAGTTGTTGGTGTTGGTTGTTGTTACAACTTACTATCTGAAGACCATGCTGAGAAGACCAACACCCCATGTGGTTTTCCAATGAGCAGGGCTGCTAAATTATCTGGGTTAACCCTTGGAAAAAATGCACACGATCTTGCTTGTCAG AGTGCAGAGCGATGGAGAAGTCTTACTAAAGATGATGCACTTCAAAATTTTGATGTACATACCTTTCGTGCTGCCTTCCAAATG GTTCTTGATAAATACTTTCCAGATGTCTTAACATCAAGCCCATCAATTGGTCGAAAAGGGAAAGCTCTACGTCGCCAACGAATGAGACAAGTTATTGAATCTAAGTTGGGTACAAAAGGATGCAATACCGTTCCTTTCTTTACGTTCAAACAACAATGCAAGTCTGCAGCTGGTTCATTGACCATGAAGACTGATGAACTTGAAGTGGTTGATGGATGTTACAGCAATATGGCACTAAGAG CATTTTTGATATATGCTGCAGTTGATGCATGTACCACCTTAGAAGAACTTCCACAGTCCAGCTCTAGCTCTGATGTCAGATGCCTAGAAACTACTGTTGAGAAAACTGATAACTATTTGCTTTTTAAAGAATTCAGCATGTCTGGACTAAGTCGCCTTGGCTGTGGCCCTTCAGAAGACATCAATCTCCTTGAAATATGGAAAGAGGCTCAACCTTTCGCT TGA